In Bacillus sp. FJAT-45037, the following are encoded in one genomic region:
- a CDS encoding DUF6115 domain-containing protein has translation MTVYLLVISLLLHGVTILWMFTLAKKESVTNTSDVSGDRIKQEIEEMLFAYTLEMKEENERLLQEIKKTKQIKRSENDTLKPPDAKGINLDESTRPTMVEQPKGVNRVPKAYVKEESVNEHSEYMPPMMKEEDPATIFEQSDTANVLMLFKRGLSIEQIAKQLNLGKGEVELIIKFYR, from the coding sequence ATGACAGTTTATTTATTAGTTATCAGCTTGCTTTTGCATGGAGTAACGATTTTATGGATGTTTACTCTCGCAAAAAAAGAAAGTGTTACAAATACTTCTGATGTTTCGGGAGATCGCATCAAGCAAGAAATTGAAGAAATGTTGTTTGCATACACGCTTGAAATGAAAGAGGAGAACGAACGTCTTCTACAAGAGATAAAAAAGACAAAACAAATAAAACGATCAGAAAATGATACATTGAAGCCACCCGATGCTAAAGGCATAAACCTAGATGAATCGACAAGACCAACGATGGTTGAGCAACCCAAAGGTGTAAATCGTGTACCTAAAGCTTACGTGAAAGAAGAATCGGTAAATGAACATTCAGAATACATGCCACCGATGATGAAAGAAGAAGATCCAGCAACGATTTTCGAACAATCAGACACAGCAAATGTGTTGATGCTATTCAAACGAGGCTTATCAATTGAACAAATTGCGAAGCAACTTAACCTTGGTAAAGGTGAAGTCGAGTTAATCATAAAATTTTATCGTTAA
- the tsf gene encoding translation elongation factor Ts, whose protein sequence is MAVTASMVKELREKTGAGMMDCKKALTEVNGDMEKAIDLLREKGIAKAAKKADRVAAEGLTFVKSQGNKAVIVEVNSETDFVSKNENFQNLVQELAEHVLTQTPASVEEAMEQPFKGEGTSVQEYINSSIAKIGEKISLRRFELVEKTDSDVFGEYLHMGGRIGVLAVVENSADTDLAKDISMHVAAINPTYVSRDEVSQEEVAREREVLKQQALNEGKPENIVEKMVEGRLSKYFEQVCLLDQPFVKDGDQKVGKYVQSKGGAVKSFIRYEVGEGMEKREDNFAEEVMSQVKK, encoded by the coding sequence ATGGCAGTAACAGCTAGCATGGTAAAAGAATTGCGCGAAAAAACTGGTGCGGGTATGATGGATTGTAAGAAAGCTCTAACAGAAGTGAATGGAGATATGGAAAAAGCGATTGATCTTCTTCGCGAAAAAGGAATCGCTAAAGCCGCGAAAAAAGCAGATCGTGTAGCTGCTGAAGGTCTTACATTCGTAAAGTCTCAAGGCAACAAAGCAGTAATTGTTGAAGTGAACTCTGAGACAGATTTCGTTTCGAAAAACGAAAACTTCCAAAACCTTGTTCAAGAGCTAGCAGAGCACGTATTAACGCAAACTCCAGCTTCTGTTGAAGAAGCAATGGAACAACCTTTCAAAGGTGAAGGCACATCTGTACAAGAATACATTAACTCTTCCATTGCAAAAATCGGGGAAAAGATTTCTCTTCGTCGTTTTGAGCTAGTTGAAAAGACTGATAGTGATGTATTTGGTGAGTATCTTCACATGGGTGGACGTATCGGAGTTCTTGCAGTTGTAGAAAACTCTGCTGATACTGATCTTGCTAAAGATATCTCAATGCACGTAGCGGCAATTAACCCAACTTATGTTTCTCGTGATGAAGTATCACAAGAAGAAGTTGCGCGTGAGCGTGAAGTGTTGAAACAACAAGCTCTAAACGAAGGAAAGCCAGAAAATATTGTTGAGAAGATGGTTGAAGGTCGTCTTAGCAAATATTTCGAACAAGTTTGCTTGCTTGATCAACCATTTGTTAAAGATGGCGATCAAAAAGTGGGTAAATACGTTCAAAGCAAAGGCGGAGCTGTGAAATCATTCATCCGTTATGAAGTTGGAGAAGGTATGGAAAAGCGTGAAGATAACTTTGCAGAAGAAGTTATGTCTCAAGTGAAGAAGTAA
- a CDS encoding 1-deoxy-D-xylulose-5-phosphate reductoisomerase, with amino-acid sequence MKKISLLGSTGSIGTQTLDVIKHHSEQFELVAMSVGRNIDLAIDQIHQFSPSIVSVITKEDAEHLKKEISADVQVVYGEEGLIEVAAHTDAEVLVNAVIGSVGLTPTLKAIEAGKTIAIANKETLVTAGHIVTEAAKRHNVTLLPVDSEHSAIFQALNGEHSSEISRLILTASGGSFRDRTRDELEGVTVTEALNHPNWSMGAKITIDSATMMNKGLEVIEAHWLFDIAYDKIDVVLHKESIIHSMVEFVDSSVMAQLGTPDMKVPIQYALTYPNRLRATNEERLNLWEIGKLHFSKLDIKRYRCMAYAYEAGRLGGTMPTVLNAANEEAVAAFLNGNISFLEIESQIEQALERHDKISQPTLEVIQEVDRETRMFIHSLR; translated from the coding sequence TTGAAGAAGATAAGCTTATTAGGATCTACAGGATCAATAGGGACACAAACATTAGATGTCATTAAGCATCACTCTGAGCAATTTGAACTTGTTGCGATGTCGGTCGGACGAAATATTGATTTGGCTATTGATCAAATTCATCAATTCTCCCCATCGATTGTGTCCGTTATAACTAAAGAAGACGCCGAACATTTAAAAAAAGAAATCTCAGCAGATGTCCAAGTTGTTTATGGCGAAGAAGGGTTAATCGAGGTTGCAGCTCACACAGACGCTGAAGTGTTAGTAAATGCTGTTATAGGTAGTGTTGGTTTAACGCCTACACTAAAAGCAATTGAGGCAGGAAAAACCATTGCGATTGCCAATAAAGAAACGCTCGTCACAGCAGGTCATATTGTTACAGAAGCTGCGAAACGTCATAATGTGACTCTTCTTCCTGTAGATAGTGAACATTCAGCCATCTTTCAAGCGTTAAATGGTGAACATTCTAGTGAAATTTCCCGTTTAATTTTAACTGCTTCTGGTGGAAGTTTTAGAGATCGCACAAGAGATGAACTTGAAGGTGTGACGGTTACAGAAGCGCTAAATCACCCGAACTGGTCAATGGGAGCAAAAATCACGATTGATTCAGCAACAATGATGAATAAAGGTCTAGAAGTAATTGAAGCACACTGGCTTTTTGATATTGCTTATGACAAGATTGATGTTGTCCTTCACAAAGAAAGTATCATACACTCGATGGTTGAATTTGTTGATAGTAGTGTGATGGCTCAACTAGGTACCCCAGATATGAAGGTTCCAATTCAATATGCACTTACATATCCTAACCGTTTACGAGCTACGAACGAAGAACGTCTTAACCTGTGGGAAATCGGGAAACTGCATTTCTCGAAATTAGATATAAAAAGGTATCGATGTATGGCATATGCATATGAAGCAGGACGTCTCGGAGGAACCATGCCAACAGTATTGAATGCTGCAAATGAAGAAGCGGTTGCCGCCTTCTTGAATGGAAACATTTCCTTTTTAGAAATTGAGTCTCAAATTGAACAAGCTTTAGAGCGCCACGACAAGATTAGTCAACCAACGCTAGAAGTAATTCAGGAAGTAGATCGGGAGACGAGAATGTTTATCCACTCGTTACGCTAA
- the rseP gene encoding RIP metalloprotease RseP codes for MNTLISFIIVFGLLVFIHEWGHLYFAKRAGILCREFAIGFGPKLFSFKKNETVYTIRMLPLGGFVRMAGEDPEMVDIKPGFEIGLVFNRHNEVKQIIINNKSKHPEAKVVQVEKIDLEHELFVEAYDEDELVRYNVHNKAVLVQDEQATQIAPWDRQFGSKTVGQRALAIFAGPMMNFILAFVLLAALALMQGIPVDRAEIGEVMPDSAAASAGLLEGDQVSSIDNIPTDTWEDMTSIIQQNPKETITFSVIRDNQPTSVSVTPNEREGQLGASEGFIGVTQPREFSIPGSLMFGVTQTYLFMTMIFEVLGLLITGQFSLDYVAGPVGIYTYTGEAAALGIFVLMQWAAALSVNLGIINLLPIPAMDGGRLVFIGLEGLRGKPIDPQKEGMVHLVGFALLFLLVIFVTWNDINRLFM; via the coding sequence TTGAATACGTTAATATCGTTTATTATTGTTTTTGGTTTACTTGTGTTTATTCATGAATGGGGTCACTTATACTTTGCAAAACGTGCAGGCATATTATGTCGGGAATTCGCGATCGGTTTTGGTCCAAAATTGTTTTCATTTAAGAAAAATGAAACAGTGTATACGATCCGTATGCTTCCACTAGGCGGCTTCGTCCGCATGGCTGGAGAAGATCCAGAGATGGTTGATATCAAGCCTGGTTTTGAGATTGGGTTAGTATTTAATCGTCATAATGAAGTGAAACAAATCATTATAAACAATAAATCAAAACATCCAGAAGCCAAAGTGGTTCAGGTCGAGAAGATTGATTTAGAACATGAACTATTTGTTGAGGCCTATGATGAGGATGAATTGGTACGCTATAATGTTCATAACAAAGCCGTACTCGTCCAGGATGAGCAAGCAACACAAATTGCTCCTTGGGATCGTCAGTTTGGTTCAAAAACGGTAGGTCAACGTGCCTTAGCTATTTTTGCAGGACCTATGATGAACTTCATTCTAGCATTTGTTTTGCTAGCAGCTCTTGCATTAATGCAAGGCATTCCTGTGGACCGGGCTGAGATTGGTGAAGTGATGCCAGATAGCGCGGCAGCAAGTGCTGGTTTACTAGAAGGTGATCAAGTCTCGAGCATTGATAATATCCCAACAGATACCTGGGAAGATATGACAAGCATTATTCAACAAAATCCGAAAGAAACGATTACGTTCTCTGTTATTCGTGACAATCAACCAACATCGGTATCGGTTACACCGAACGAGCGAGAAGGACAACTAGGTGCTTCTGAAGGGTTCATTGGTGTGACACAACCTAGAGAATTCTCAATACCAGGTTCTCTTATGTTCGGTGTCACTCAAACATACTTATTCATGACGATGATTTTTGAAGTACTAGGATTATTAATTACAGGGCAATTTTCGCTTGATTATGTTGCAGGACCTGTCGGCATTTACACATATACAGGTGAAGCTGCTGCTCTAGGTATTTTTGTCTTGATGCAATGGGCAGCTGCCTTAAGTGTAAACCTTGGTATTATTAATTTATTGCCGATTCCAGCAATGGATGGTGGACGTTTGGTCTTTATCGGACTAGAGGGATTAAGAGGAAAGCCTATTGATCCACAAAAAGAAGGCATGGTTCACCTAGTTGGATTTGCATTACTATTCTTACTTGTAATCTTTGTCACATGGAACGATATTAACCGTTTGTTTATGTAA
- the frr gene encoding ribosome recycling factor, whose protein sequence is MSKEVMNSAKERMLKAIESLNRELAKLRAGRANPAILDRVTVEYYGADTPLNQLATISVPEARLLMIQPFDKTAMNDIERGIQKADLGLTPTNDGIVIRIQIPALTEERRRDLVKLVKRAAEDAKVAVRNVRRDANDDLKKLQKDGEMTEDELRRDTDEVQKLTDKKIADIDAVAEKKEKEIMEV, encoded by the coding sequence ATGTCAAAAGAAGTTATGAATAGTGCAAAAGAACGTATGTTAAAAGCCATTGAGTCACTTAATCGCGAACTAGCTAAATTACGTGCTGGTCGCGCAAATCCAGCGATTCTAGATCGCGTGACAGTTGAGTATTATGGGGCAGATACGCCACTTAATCAACTAGCTACGATCTCAGTACCAGAAGCACGTTTGCTTATGATACAGCCATTTGATAAAACGGCGATGAATGACATCGAACGTGGCATTCAAAAAGCAGATCTAGGCTTAACACCTACTAATGATGGAATCGTGATTCGTATTCAAATTCCTGCATTGACTGAAGAGCGTCGTCGTGACCTTGTTAAGCTTGTTAAAAGAGCGGCAGAAGATGCAAAAGTAGCTGTTCGTAATGTGCGTCGTGATGCGAATGATGATCTTAAAAAATTGCAAAAAGACGGTGAAATGACCGAAGATGAATTACGTCGTGACACAGACGAAGTTCAAAAACTTACAGATAAAAAAATCGCTGATATAGATGCAGTGGCAGAAAAGAAAGAAAAAGAAATCATGGAAGTCTAA
- a CDS encoding isoprenyl transferase, whose translation MLDKISKWKSSLTTKTVQEEKADPQIIPSHVAIIMDGNGRWAKQKGLPRIAGHREGMKVINKIVRRSNELGVEALTLYAFSTENWKRPKSEVDYLMKLPERFLGMELPKLKEENVKVRLMGSLDHLPSHTLDAVNKAVKETENNTGLILNFALNYGSRFEMVEAMKKVAMQVEQGSLKVEDINENVIEANLMTSDLKDPDLLIRTSGEIRLSNFMLWQLAYSEFWFTDVLWPDFNEEHYTEAIMAYQKRARRYGGV comes from the coding sequence ATGCTGGATAAAATTTCAAAGTGGAAATCGAGCTTAACAACTAAAACGGTTCAAGAAGAAAAAGCGGATCCGCAGATCATTCCAAGTCATGTGGCAATTATCATGGATGGTAATGGCCGCTGGGCAAAGCAAAAAGGTCTTCCTCGCATCGCAGGACATCGTGAAGGAATGAAAGTAATTAATAAAATTGTTCGTCGATCAAATGAGTTGGGTGTTGAAGCCTTGACATTATACGCATTCTCCACAGAAAATTGGAAGCGTCCAAAAAGTGAAGTTGATTATTTAATGAAACTTCCAGAGCGTTTTTTAGGAATGGAACTCCCTAAGTTAAAGGAAGAAAATGTTAAGGTGCGTTTAATGGGAAGTCTTGATCACCTCCCTAGTCATACACTCGACGCAGTTAATAAAGCCGTCAAAGAGACAGAAAATAATACAGGTCTTATTTTAAACTTCGCCTTAAACTATGGAAGTCGATTTGAAATGGTTGAAGCGATGAAGAAAGTGGCTATGCAAGTAGAGCAAGGAAGTTTAAAGGTAGAAGATATTAATGAGAATGTAATTGAAGCTAATCTTATGACTTCAGATTTAAAAGATCCTGACTTGTTAATTCGTACAAGTGGGGAAATACGATTAAGTAACTTCATGCTATGGCAATTAGCCTATAGTGAATTTTGGTTTACAGATGTACTTTGGCCTGATTTTAACGAAGAGCATTATACAGAAGCGATTATGGCATACCAAAAACGCGCTCGACGTTATGGGGGAGTATAA
- the rpsB gene encoding 30S ribosomal protein S2 gives MAVISMKQLLEAGVHFGHQTRRWNPKMDRYIFTERNGIYIIDLQKTVKKVESAYNFVRDLAADGGKILFVGTKKQAQDSVKDEAERCGMYFINQRWLGGTLTNFKTIQKRITRLKNLEKMQEDGTFDVLPKKEVILLKKEMDRLEKFLGGIKDMKGVPDALFVIDPRKERIAIAEAHKLNIPIVAIVDTNCDPDEIDYVIPGNDDAIRAVKLLTGKMADAVIEATSGEEEEDVVAEETTTA, from the coding sequence GTGGCAGTTATCTCCATGAAACAATTATTAGAAGCTGGGGTACACTTCGGTCACCAGACTCGTCGTTGGAACCCAAAAATGGATCGCTACATCTTCACAGAACGTAACGGAATTTATATCATTGATCTTCAAAAGACAGTGAAAAAAGTTGAATCGGCGTACAACTTTGTACGTGATTTAGCAGCTGACGGAGGAAAAATCCTTTTTGTTGGTACAAAGAAACAAGCTCAAGATTCAGTGAAAGACGAAGCTGAGCGTTGTGGTATGTACTTCATCAACCAACGTTGGTTAGGTGGTACTCTTACGAACTTTAAAACTATCCAAAAACGTATTACTCGTCTTAAGAATCTCGAGAAGATGCAAGAAGACGGTACATTCGATGTTCTTCCTAAGAAAGAAGTAATTCTTCTTAAGAAAGAAATGGATCGTCTTGAGAAGTTCTTAGGCGGTATTAAAGACATGAAGGGTGTTCCAGATGCACTTTTCGTTATTGACCCACGTAAAGAACGCATTGCAATTGCGGAAGCTCATAAGCTTAACATCCCAATTGTTGCGATTGTAGATACAAACTGTGATCCAGATGAAATCGACTATGTAATCCCTGGTAATGACGATGCAATTCGTGCAGTAAAACTTCTTACTGGTAAAATGGCGGATGCAGTAATCGAAGCTACTTCAGGTGAGGAAGAAGAAGACGTAGTTGCAGAAGAAACAACTACTGCTTAA
- a CDS encoding phosphatidate cytidylyltransferase, producing MKQRIITGVIGAIVFISMVVLGGWFFSIFISIVASVAMIELLKMKKIAPLSLMGIVSLLSMWLLLVPTSWFDQLIPITYTKVETFIFLILVLLMFTVLTKNSFTFDEVGFVILSSVYVGFGFHFLILTREIPDVGMYLVFFVLFLIWTTDSGAYFAGRSLGKHKLWPDISPKKTIEGSIGGIVAALIVGTIFYQLVPIFPNYLTALLIMVVASTFGQLGDLVESALKRHYAVKDSGNVLPGHGGILDRFDSLIYVMPILHLLQLI from the coding sequence ATGAAGCAAAGGATAATAACGGGTGTGATCGGTGCGATTGTTTTCATTAGCATGGTCGTACTCGGAGGCTGGTTTTTTTCAATCTTCATTTCAATCGTCGCCTCTGTGGCCATGATCGAGTTATTAAAAATGAAAAAAATTGCACCATTATCTCTTATGGGGATTGTAAGCCTACTATCTATGTGGCTATTGCTTGTGCCAACTTCTTGGTTCGATCAATTGATCCCGATTACATACACTAAAGTTGAAACATTTATTTTTCTTATTTTAGTTTTACTCATGTTTACCGTATTAACAAAAAACTCGTTTACATTTGACGAGGTGGGCTTTGTCATCTTATCATCTGTTTATGTAGGTTTTGGTTTTCATTTTTTAATTTTAACGCGAGAGATTCCCGATGTCGGTATGTACCTCGTCTTCTTTGTCTTATTTTTAATTTGGACAACCGATTCTGGGGCATATTTTGCAGGGAGGTCATTAGGTAAACATAAATTATGGCCAGACATTAGCCCGAAAAAAACTATTGAAGGGTCAATAGGTGGTATCGTCGCTGCCTTAATAGTGGGAACTATTTTTTATCAGCTTGTCCCAATATTCCCTAATTACCTTACCGCATTGTTAATTATGGTTGTTGCCTCAACATTCGGCCAGCTCGGTGACTTAGTAGAATCAGCATTAAAGCGTCATTATGCTGTTAAAGATTCTGGAAATGTATTACCTGGACACGGTGGAATTTTAGACCGCTTTGATAGCTTAATTTATGTGATGCCAATTTTGCACTTGCTTCAACTGATCTAA
- a CDS encoding DUF342 domain-containing protein: MIELERYFTIQISNSKMEASIVQLERLKEDEHFSAEEFKSWIHEHGINSGIIEEVVDAISNDQEVKDPVIFAQGIPPTTGKDAYLKISFLDEKETNNDGEPTSINLRQFLEIDSVFAHNKIAEKVSATKGQNGFNVLGEELIAKSGKDFVLRAGKNTRVNLEEQSVYSLIDGQVSIEEKKIHVFPVYEVKGDLDMKTGNVTFVGSVVVNGNVPNGFEIKADGDIRVRGTVEGARLIAGGSIFVGAGIVGQKRSYIKAEENIHTSFINEGDVEAGGNLEVVQAILHSKCKAAQSIVCTRGKGNIVGGVLSAGVGIMAKEIGNDMQTKTSLYIGVNEQMLKKQKEALATHQKALEDIDKLGKLLKVYLLKQQQQPLVGKEKIMMLRVKHSLQAAKNLLDSSEETVRHLNESIDSKESGYVLAEREIFPNVDVHFGKYRRKIATKYQYAKIELVDSEIKVTTI; this comes from the coding sequence ATGATAGAATTAGAACGTTATTTTACAATACAAATCTCAAATAGCAAAATGGAAGCATCAATTGTTCAACTTGAACGGCTAAAAGAGGATGAGCATTTCTCAGCAGAGGAATTTAAAAGTTGGATTCATGAACATGGAATTAACTCAGGAATTATCGAGGAAGTGGTTGATGCAATTTCGAATGATCAAGAAGTCAAAGATCCTGTAATTTTCGCTCAAGGTATCCCGCCGACTACAGGCAAGGATGCCTATTTAAAAATATCTTTCTTAGATGAGAAAGAAACGAATAACGACGGTGAACCGACCTCCATTAATCTTCGCCAGTTTTTAGAGATTGATTCGGTGTTTGCACACAACAAAATAGCAGAGAAAGTTTCAGCAACCAAAGGACAGAATGGTTTTAATGTTTTAGGTGAGGAACTTATAGCAAAGTCAGGAAAAGATTTTGTTTTACGAGCAGGTAAAAATACAAGAGTAAATCTAGAAGAACAAAGCGTATATTCTCTAATTGACGGTCAAGTTAGTATAGAAGAAAAGAAGATTCATGTTTTCCCCGTCTATGAGGTAAAAGGTGACCTTGATATGAAGACAGGGAATGTGACTTTTGTTGGAAGTGTTGTTGTGAATGGCAATGTTCCTAATGGCTTTGAAATAAAAGCGGATGGAGATATTCGAGTTCGAGGGACGGTTGAAGGTGCCAGGCTTATAGCTGGAGGTTCGATCTTTGTAGGGGCTGGTATTGTCGGGCAAAAAAGAAGTTATATCAAAGCAGAAGAAAACATACATACATCCTTCATTAATGAGGGAGATGTCGAAGCTGGAGGAAATTTAGAAGTTGTTCAAGCGATCCTCCATAGTAAATGTAAGGCTGCTCAATCTATTGTTTGTACACGTGGAAAAGGAAATATTGTTGGAGGAGTATTATCTGCTGGAGTAGGGATAATGGCTAAGGAAATTGGCAATGACATGCAAACAAAAACTTCTTTATATATCGGGGTCAACGAACAAATGTTAAAAAAGCAAAAAGAGGCACTAGCAACTCATCAAAAAGCACTAGAGGATATAGATAAACTAGGAAAGTTATTAAAGGTATATTTGTTAAAACAACAACAGCAACCTCTTGTTGGAAAAGAAAAGATTATGATGCTACGGGTGAAGCATTCACTGCAGGCTGCTAAAAATTTATTAGACAGTTCCGAGGAGACCGTGCGTCATTTAAATGAGTCTATCGATAGCAAAGAAAGCGGTTACGTTTTAGCGGAGCGCGAGATTTTTCCAAATGTCGATGTTCATTTCGGGAAATACAGAAGGAAGATTGCTACAAAATATCAGTATGCTAAAATTGAATTAGTAGATAGTGAGATTAAAGTCACAACCATATAA
- the pyrH gene encoding UMP kinase has protein sequence MQKYNRVVLKLSGEALAGDQGYGIDPVVIQSVAKQLKEIVELDVEVAVVVGGGNIWRGMAGSAKGMDRATADYMGMLATVMNSLALQDSLEDIGIETRVQTSIEMRQVAEPYIRRKAIRHLEKKRVVIFAAGTGNPYFSTDTTAALRAAEIEAEVILMAKNNVDGVYSADPSVDANAKKYTEISYMDVLKEGLAVMDTTASSLCMDNNIPLRVFSIMEEGNIKKAVLGENIGTIVRGNS, from the coding sequence ATGCAGAAATATAATCGAGTGGTATTAAAGCTAAGCGGTGAAGCATTAGCTGGTGACCAAGGCTATGGAATTGATCCGGTTGTTATTCAATCAGTGGCAAAACAATTAAAAGAAATCGTTGAGCTTGATGTAGAAGTTGCAGTCGTTGTAGGTGGTGGCAATATCTGGCGCGGAATGGCTGGGAGTGCAAAAGGTATGGACCGCGCAACAGCAGACTATATGGGAATGCTCGCGACAGTGATGAATTCATTAGCTCTTCAAGATAGCTTAGAAGATATTGGCATTGAAACACGTGTTCAAACCTCAATCGAGATGAGACAGGTTGCCGAACCGTACATTCGTCGCAAAGCGATTCGTCACCTCGAGAAAAAGCGTGTTGTTATTTTTGCAGCAGGCACAGGAAACCCTTATTTCTCTACAGACACGACAGCTGCCCTTCGTGCTGCGGAAATCGAAGCAGAAGTTATTTTAATGGCGAAAAACAACGTAGATGGCGTATACAGTGCAGATCCATCAGTAGATGCGAATGCGAAAAAATATACAGAAATTTCATACATGGATGTTTTAAAAGAAGGCTTGGCAGTGATGGATACGACAGCATCTTCTTTATGTATGGATAACAACATTCCACTTAGAGTCTTCTCTATTATGGAAGAAGGAAACATCAAAAAAGCTGTTCTAGGCGAAAATATTGGAACTATTGTAAGGGGGAACTCTTAA